From a region of the Salinispira pacifica genome:
- a CDS encoding hydroxymethylglutaryl-CoA synthase family protein yields MKKRSVGISDIALYIPSPKITLDTILDSRVKEDPDFERRLRRAIDVTGQKAIRFPDVFEDNATIAANSAKRLLDQNTDRDLEKLRYLTVGTETSVDMSKPISAYVEGMLQRADYRLPTTISSFQVQHACAGGTLAMLSVSALLQASPRTDERGMVICSDIARYDAPSTAEITQGAGSVSLLVENDPDLVELDLETQGYSSSDVDDFFRPLGSTTAKVKGRYSVQCYHEALDEALEDHAQRVGRPLKEIIGETDMFVFHVPFAQMASNAIKRMLNQHMDLRDVDAENFLNARGFYKALEATAQVGNIYTGALYLNLAAQLSENYKLYGKDIVGKKILLTSYGSGNTMIVISGTVSAKAPERLARWNVSSQLNHDRSASWDEYEQWIKLPTDPESINSIIQEREGQTPSDIFVLQGIREDGYREYSYKK; encoded by the coding sequence ATGAAAAAACGATCAGTAGGAATCAGTGACATTGCACTTTACATTCCTTCACCTAAAATCACCCTGGATACCATCCTGGACTCCCGGGTGAAGGAAGACCCTGATTTTGAGCGTCGGCTCCGTCGGGCCATCGATGTCACCGGGCAGAAGGCTATCCGCTTTCCGGATGTTTTTGAAGACAACGCAACAATAGCCGCAAACTCAGCCAAACGTCTTCTCGACCAGAACACCGACCGGGATCTGGAAAAACTGCGATATCTTACTGTGGGAACGGAGACTTCCGTAGATATGAGCAAACCCATCTCCGCATATGTGGAAGGGATGCTCCAGCGTGCAGATTACCGCCTGCCCACCACCATCTCCAGCTTTCAAGTACAGCATGCCTGTGCAGGAGGCACTCTGGCAATGCTGTCAGTATCGGCACTGCTTCAGGCCAGCCCCAGAACCGATGAGCGGGGAATGGTGATCTGCTCGGATATCGCCCGATACGATGCACCTTCCACGGCAGAGATCACCCAGGGAGCCGGATCAGTGAGCCTCCTCGTGGAAAATGATCCCGACCTGGTGGAACTGGACCTTGAGACCCAGGGGTACTCGTCATCGGATGTGGACGATTTCTTCCGCCCTCTGGGAAGTACAACCGCCAAAGTGAAGGGACGCTACTCTGTACAGTGTTATCATGAGGCACTGGATGAAGCGCTGGAGGATCACGCCCAGCGAGTAGGACGCCCGCTGAAGGAAATTATCGGAGAAACAGATATGTTTGTATTCCACGTTCCCTTCGCTCAGATGGCTTCCAACGCAATCAAGCGGATGCTGAATCAGCATATGGACCTGAGGGATGTTGATGCGGAAAATTTCCTCAATGCCCGTGGATTCTACAAGGCCCTTGAAGCCACCGCACAGGTGGGAAACATCTATACCGGGGCACTCTATCTGAATCTTGCAGCACAGCTCAGCGAGAACTATAAACTTTATGGTAAGGATATCGTAGGAAAGAAGATTCTGCTCACCAGCTACGGAAGCGGCAACACCATGATCGTTATTTCAGGAACCGTTTCGGCCAAGGCCCCTGAGCGTCTGGCCCGCTGGAATGTTTCTTCCCAGCTGAACCATGACCGGTCAGCGAGCTGGGATGAGTATGAACAGTGGATCAAGCTTCCCACGGATCCTGAGTCAATCAACAGCATTATTCAGGAACGGGAGGGTCAGACTCCTTCTGATATATTTGTTTTACAGGGAATTCGGGAAGACGGATACAGAGAATACAGCTACAAGAAATAA
- a CDS encoding mevalonate kinase family protein: MSSPGNTATYSAHGKLLLFGEHAAVYGYPALGTSLPIDLGIRVQPGAASARKLNMPDHLFPGLTAEEEDAALKLLIQARKLIPGLHFPPATYILKGSIPRSSGFGSSAALCVALARYVFSLSDKAEQGLAHLLPKFQHGWSDAEQQQYLLWHIANDLEKVFHGSPSGIDTGLAIRSGLTAFFPRSRRLPDVLPLPSPGEDIWLLYGAVPRVGNTKDLVGGIQKGMLEERPKVVEAIGKLGDIAHRAIDLLNSEHPLNGEQGGRNEHPGSISGLLGTLADKAGEQLKILQLNSPHMDRLLDKARKFGAAGGKLSGAGGGGAFWISTSGEDQARDLREQLTAFAMNRKIPLSEPLNLMKLH, encoded by the coding sequence ATGTCTTCCCCGGGTAACACCGCCACATATTCAGCCCACGGCAAGCTGCTCCTCTTCGGTGAGCATGCCGCGGTATACGGGTATCCTGCCCTGGGAACCTCTCTTCCCATTGATCTCGGCATACGGGTACAGCCCGGAGCCGCTTCAGCCCGAAAGTTGAATATGCCGGATCATCTCTTCCCCGGATTAACAGCGGAGGAGGAGGATGCTGCGCTCAAGCTGCTCATACAGGCGAGAAAACTGATTCCCGGCCTCCACTTCCCCCCCGCAACATACATTCTCAAAGGCAGCATTCCCCGTTCGTCGGGTTTCGGCAGCTCCGCAGCCCTCTGTGTTGCCCTGGCCAGATATGTTTTCTCCCTCTCGGATAAAGCTGAACAGGGTCTCGCCCATTTACTGCCGAAATTTCAGCACGGCTGGTCCGATGCCGAACAGCAGCAGTATTTGCTGTGGCATATTGCCAACGATCTGGAAAAAGTATTTCACGGGTCTCCTTCGGGTATCGATACGGGCCTGGCCATCCGGTCAGGTCTTACGGCATTTTTTCCCCGGTCACGCCGTCTTCCCGACGTTCTTCCCCTTCCCTCCCCCGGGGAAGATATCTGGCTGCTCTATGGAGCAGTGCCCCGGGTGGGCAACACCAAAGATCTGGTGGGAGGTATTCAGAAAGGAATGCTGGAAGAACGGCCGAAAGTGGTTGAGGCCATTGGAAAACTGGGAGATATTGCCCACCGGGCCATAGATCTTCTCAATTCAGAACACCCGCTCAATGGGGAACAGGGGGGCCGAAATGAGCATCCCGGATCAATTTCGGGGCTTTTAGGAACCCTGGCAGACAAAGCCGGAGAGCAGCTGAAAATCCTTCAGCTCAATTCACCCCACATGGACAGGCTTCTGGATAAAGCCCGGAAGTTCGGTGCCGCCGGCGGAAAACTCAGCGGTGCCGGAGGCGGAGGCGCTTTTTGGATCAGCACATCCGGAGAAGATCAGGCCAGGGACCTGAGAGAACAGCTCACCGCCTTCGCCATGAACAGAAAGATTCCCCTGAGCGAGCCCCTGAACCTCATGAAACTGCACTAG
- a CDS encoding hydroxymethylglutaryl-CoA reductase, degradative has product MNNQTHKHHSEISSDQHSGDSAEQMGSRKAAHINICTDETYPVEGGNSAFSGVKFIHSSLPELDYDQIDSSCDFLGFRLSAPVMISCMTGGSDQGYRLNKILAEAAQKKKVAVGTGSLRILLRKPEVIDHFRLKEMAPDVPVIGNIGAVQLPEMMADDKALLRQFYDILRELKLDALAVHLNPGQELFQEGGDRNFRNILASIRELCAWSELPVIVKETGAGIPPAEAAALFASGVRYVDIAGSGGTNWLSVEAFREEHDRRLQGRDHQPIPRELHGFEDWGIPSAPGLSALSSYCRKRGLVPSNGGIISSGGLRDPMDYPRALALGGDLAAAALPFIRLARSGGAAAVESYLDEIFLTLRRTMLLTGSATIHELKQAPLLIDPDFSRYSEQLLQTARQSAGTHRGQQPHISREKTPPEPPPETSPETSPETSPETSPERSPALNDRKFRKYNIHRRRRMLANDPVLNLDREAVNAGGHSDSMLDLADVMVESAVGFMPVPMGIAKGFLIDGRLHHLPLSVEEPSVIAAASYAAGIIARNGGFETSADEPLMSAYIYLDISSRSGDPSPEAIRSALKSVKDEEQRLKDLLSPVLESMTRRGGGYRSMEASWLEESRTLRVELTLDVRDAMGANILNTAAETISPLLEEITGGEKLMAILSNDAVKRRAKARFAIPFTALSRGKYSGRELAERIVKLYEIADEDPSRAVTHNKGIMNGISSLALATANDTRATEAAAHAWAARSGRYRSLSVFRIEGDRLVGELELPLALGTVGGGISFHPAARFALDILGKPDAPALSRMAAALGLAQNFAAISALAGEGIQKGHMKLHSGRLAYKAGARGDSIPLLVEKIQQSGVYNMEQARRLLEEIGRNR; this is encoded by the coding sequence ATGAACAATCAAACCCATAAACACCATTCCGAGATTTCTTCGGATCAGCACTCCGGAGATTCAGCGGAGCAGATGGGCAGCCGGAAGGCTGCCCATATTAATATCTGCACAGACGAAACGTATCCCGTAGAGGGAGGAAACAGCGCTTTTTCCGGGGTGAAGTTCATTCACAGCAGTCTGCCGGAGCTGGACTACGACCAAATCGACAGCAGCTGTGATTTCCTCGGCTTCCGCTTGTCGGCTCCGGTGATGATATCCTGCATGACCGGAGGCTCGGACCAGGGATACAGACTGAACAAAATTCTTGCAGAGGCCGCCCAGAAGAAAAAGGTGGCGGTTGGAACCGGCAGCCTTCGAATTCTTCTGCGAAAACCTGAAGTGATCGATCACTTCAGGCTGAAGGAAATGGCTCCGGATGTTCCGGTAATCGGAAACATCGGGGCGGTTCAGCTGCCGGAAATGATGGCCGACGATAAGGCTCTGCTCAGGCAATTCTACGATATTCTCAGAGAGCTGAAGCTGGATGCCCTGGCCGTTCACCTGAATCCCGGACAGGAACTGTTCCAGGAGGGGGGAGACAGGAATTTCCGGAACATCCTGGCAAGCATTCGGGAGCTGTGTGCGTGGAGCGAGCTTCCCGTTATTGTCAAGGAAACCGGAGCGGGCATTCCCCCTGCCGAGGCCGCAGCCCTGTTTGCCTCGGGGGTGCGCTATGTTGATATTGCCGGATCCGGGGGAACCAACTGGCTTTCGGTGGAAGCCTTCAGGGAAGAACATGACAGACGGCTCCAGGGCAGGGATCATCAGCCCATTCCCCGGGAGCTTCACGGCTTTGAAGATTGGGGAATCCCTTCGGCCCCCGGTCTGTCGGCCCTGAGCAGCTACTGCAGAAAACGGGGACTGGTACCCTCCAACGGAGGCATCATATCATCGGGTGGACTGAGGGATCCCATGGATTACCCCCGGGCCCTTGCCTTGGGAGGGGATCTGGCCGCAGCCGCACTTCCCTTCATCCGGCTGGCCCGCAGCGGCGGAGCTGCAGCTGTGGAATCATATCTGGACGAAATTTTCCTCACACTCCGGAGAACCATGCTTCTTACCGGCAGCGCCACCATCCATGAGCTGAAGCAAGCGCCCCTGCTGATCGACCCGGACTTCAGCAGATACAGCGAGCAGCTGCTGCAAACGGCCCGGCAGTCTGCGGGAACGCACCGGGGGCAGCAGCCCCATATCTCCCGGGAAAAAACCCCTCCGGAACCCCCTCCGGAAACATCCCCGGAAACATCCCCGGAAACATCCCCGGAAACATCTCCGGAAAGATCCCCGGCCCTGAATGACCGTAAATTCCGAAAATACAATATCCACCGGAGAAGACGGATGCTTGCCAACGATCCGGTGCTGAACCTGGACAGGGAAGCGGTGAATGCCGGAGGACATTCCGACAGCATGCTGGATCTTGCGGATGTGATGGTGGAATCCGCAGTGGGATTCATGCCCGTACCCATGGGAATTGCCAAGGGCTTCCTGATAGACGGCAGGCTTCACCACCTGCCTCTCTCGGTGGAAGAGCCTTCGGTGATCGCGGCGGCAAGCTACGCCGCAGGAATAATTGCAAGGAACGGCGGGTTTGAAACCTCCGCAGATGAACCGCTGATGAGCGCGTATATTTATCTTGATATTTCATCCCGGTCAGGCGATCCCTCCCCGGAAGCCATTCGCTCAGCTCTGAAGTCGGTAAAAGATGAAGAGCAGCGGCTGAAAGATCTGCTGTCACCGGTACTTGAATCCATGACACGGCGAGGCGGAGGATACCGCAGCATGGAAGCTTCATGGCTTGAAGAAAGCCGGACGCTCCGGGTGGAGCTCACCCTGGATGTCCGGGACGCCATGGGGGCAAATATCCTCAACACCGCAGCAGAAACCATCTCTCCTCTGCTGGAAGAGATAACCGGCGGTGAGAAACTCATGGCCATTCTCAGCAACGATGCGGTAAAACGCAGGGCCAAAGCCCGGTTTGCAATCCCCTTCACCGCCCTCAGCAGAGGAAAATACAGCGGAAGAGAGCTTGCAGAGCGCATCGTGAAACTCTATGAAATAGCCGATGAAGATCCGTCACGGGCGGTAACCCATAACAAGGGGATTATGAACGGTATCTCCAGCCTTGCCCTTGCAACCGCAAACGATACACGGGCCACCGAGGCCGCCGCCCATGCCTGGGCTGCCAGGAGCGGGCGCTACCGGAGCTTAAGCGTGTTCCGCATTGAGGGTGACCGGCTGGTGGGCGAACTGGAGCTGCCACTGGCACTGGGCACCGTCGGGGGAGGGATCTCCTTCCATCCGGCGGCCCGGTTCGCCCTGGATATCCTGGGAAAACCCGATGCTCCCGCCCTTTCACGGATGGCTGCAGCCCTGGGACTGGCCCAGAACTTCGCCGCCATATCGGCCCTTGCCGGGGAGGGAATTCAGAAAGGGCACATGAAACTGCATTCAGGACGTCTTGCATATAAAGCCGGAGCCCGGGGGGACAGCATCCCCCTCCTTGTGGAAAAAATTCAGCAGTCAGGCGTATACAATATGGAGCAGGCCCGTCGGCTGCTCGAAGAGATTGGCAGGAACAGATAA
- a CDS encoding diphosphomevalonate decarboxylase — MTEACAHPNLALIKYWGKSDSANNLPATSSLGISLDAFHTRTRADFLHGEEQFSSGSPTTPA; from the coding sequence ATGACCGAAGCATGTGCACACCCGAATCTTGCCCTGATCAAATACTGGGGAAAAAGCGATTCAGCCAACAATCTGCCCGCAACTTCCAGCCTGGGAATCAGTCTGGATGCATTCCATACCCGAACCAGAGCAGATTTTCTCCATGGAGAAGAACAGTTCAGCAGCGGTTCCCCGACGACTCCGGCATAG
- a CDS encoding phosphomevalonate kinase, giving the protein MSDLEAMGLTVPGLEIEVDTRSFFRQGRKMGLGSSAAATVILASLMYAFSGDAVEHDTRKSRQEIAEIAVRAHRHAQGKRGSGYDILTSCYGSLGVFTGGEHPQWRHLRDDHPIFNLHSYSFPGPEEVDSREAVKKYHDWKIQSPGKSGQFFHDSQTLMKRMEESSSEDEVLRLITELRMLYTELGEVIGVGSWISPPSPFYEKSAWKGSGAGNELGLLFLSRSSRLELDAPYESLTPDHEGLRLFSSRGDAIL; this is encoded by the coding sequence ATGAGCGATCTGGAAGCCATGGGGCTGACTGTGCCCGGGCTGGAAATCGAGGTGGACACCCGCAGCTTTTTCCGTCAGGGTCGGAAAATGGGGCTGGGCAGTTCTGCGGCGGCAACCGTCATTCTTGCTTCCCTGATGTATGCCTTCTCCGGAGATGCAGTGGAACATGACACCCGCAAAAGCCGGCAGGAGATTGCAGAGATCGCAGTACGGGCCCACCGCCACGCCCAGGGAAAGCGGGGCAGCGGATACGATATTCTCACCAGCTGTTACGGTTCTCTGGGCGTCTTTACTGGCGGAGAACACCCCCAGTGGCGACATCTCAGGGATGATCATCCCATTTTCAATCTTCACAGCTACAGTTTTCCCGGTCCCGAAGAGGTGGACAGCAGAGAAGCGGTCAAAAAATATCACGACTGGAAGATCCAGTCTCCCGGAAAATCCGGTCAGTTTTTCCATGACTCCCAGACGCTGATGAAGCGAATGGAGGAAAGCAGCAGCGAAGATGAGGTGCTCCGTCTCATTACCGAACTCAGGATGCTGTATACCGAACTGGGAGAGGTTATCGGGGTGGGCAGCTGGATTTCCCCTCCAAGCCCCTTCTATGAAAAGTCAGCATGGAAGGGCAGCGGGGCAGGCAATGAGCTTGGACTGCTGTTCCTCAGCCGGAGCAGCCGTCTGGAACTGGACGCTCCCTACGAGTCTCTCACCCCGGATCATGAAGGGCTGCGCTTGTTCAGCTCCCGAGGCGATGCTATACTTTGA
- the fbaA gene encoding class II fructose-bisphosphate aldolase, whose amino-acid sequence MANLKLKPGVITGSQLDEVLAYCKEQKCALPAMNVIGSNSIAASLQAAKEAKAPVIIQFSNGGAVFNAGKFADNTDQRAAIAGAVSGAHHIRRMAELYGVPVILHTDHAAKKLIPWVEGMVAEGEEFFKSNGEPLFSSHMLDLSEEPIEENLEISAKMLERMAKINMLLEIELGVTGGEEDGVDNSAVDSSKLYTQPEEVLQAYDALINVGKFTVAAAFGNTHGVYKPGNVVLRPEILDNSQKFIAEKRGTGEKPVNFVFHGGSGSSKEDIKEAVGYGAIKFNIDTDTQWAFTQPIVKYVEENSAYLQSQIGNPEGADKPNKKKIDPRSWLHLGEKGVVKRLYQAFDELNAVNKFDF is encoded by the coding sequence ATGGCAAACCTGAAGCTTAAGCCCGGTGTTATTACCGGTTCTCAGCTCGATGAAGTTCTCGCATACTGTAAAGAACAGAAGTGTGCCCTTCCCGCAATGAACGTTATCGGTTCCAATTCCATCGCCGCATCCCTGCAGGCTGCGAAGGAAGCGAAGGCACCGGTAATTATTCAGTTTTCAAATGGCGGAGCGGTATTTAATGCGGGAAAATTTGCAGACAACACCGACCAGCGTGCGGCGATTGCCGGTGCAGTATCCGGTGCCCACCATATCCGCCGGATGGCGGAACTGTACGGAGTTCCCGTAATTCTTCATACCGACCACGCAGCAAAGAAGCTGATTCCCTGGGTTGAAGGAATGGTTGCTGAAGGTGAAGAGTTTTTCAAGAGCAACGGCGAACCTCTCTTCTCCTCCCACATGCTGGACCTCTCCGAGGAACCCATCGAAGAAAACCTTGAAATCAGCGCAAAAATGCTTGAGCGTATGGCCAAGATCAACATGCTGCTTGAAATCGAACTGGGTGTAACCGGTGGTGAAGAAGACGGTGTGGACAACAGTGCTGTTGACAGCTCAAAACTCTATACCCAGCCCGAGGAAGTACTCCAGGCATACGATGCCTTGATCAATGTGGGCAAGTTCACTGTGGCCGCAGCGTTCGGAAACACCCACGGGGTATACAAGCCCGGTAATGTTGTTCTTCGTCCGGAAATCCTGGATAACAGCCAGAAGTTCATCGCCGAAAAGCGGGGAACCGGGGAAAAACCTGTTAACTTTGTATTCCACGGCGGATCCGGTTCCAGCAAGGAAGATATCAAAGAAGCAGTGGGTTACGGTGCCATCAAGTTCAATATCGACACTGATACTCAGTGGGCGTTTACTCAGCCCATCGTGAAATATGTGGAAGAAAACTCCGCATATCTTCAGAGTCAGATCGGGAACCCCGAAGGGGCAGACAAGCCCAACAAAAAGAAAATCGACCCACGCTCCTGGCTCCATCTTGGAGAAAAAGGTGTGGTGAAACGGTTGTATCAGGCATTCGATGAACTGAACGCCGTGAACAAGTTCGATTTCTAA